A single region of the Thermodesulfatator atlanticus DSM 21156 genome encodes:
- a CDS encoding type IV pilus modification PilV family protein — translation MKRTDGFTLVESLVALVIFLIAIAAFSSHAISLFKYQKINEERQKALAKAEYILNNLLAEGFSDDCLSVGNHSCTSNSDCCGGYGEDPAISWNVSYGPDNYTKKISVTVNFSYQDYAASVNLVSLRGDWEVSK, via the coding sequence TTGAAGCGAACTGATGGTTTTACTTTAGTAGAGAGCCTAGTTGCTTTGGTAATATTTCTTATTGCTATAGCCGCTTTTTCTTCCCACGCTATAAGTTTATTTAAATACCAAAAGATAAATGAAGAACGTCAAAAGGCCTTGGCTAAGGCAGAATACATACTTAATAATTTGCTGGCTGAAGGATTTAGCGATGATTGTCTTTCAGTAGGAAATCACTCTTGTACGTCTAATTCGGATTGTTGTGGTGGTTATGGAGAAGATCCTGCGATATCCTGGAATGTATCATATGGTCCTGATAATTATACTAAAAAGATCAGTGTTACTGTTAATTTTTCCTATCAAGATTATGCTGCATCTGTAAACTTAGTTTCTCTGAGGGGAGATTGGGAGGTTAGTAAATGA
- a CDS encoding NAD(P)H-dependent glycerol-3-phosphate dehydrogenase, with product MEVAIIGAGSWGTALGKLLAEKGAKVELLARRQEIAQTINERQENPFYLPKIKLPKNLSATCEPESLRKKKLIVLAVPSHALRNALKNLLDFLPEDPVPLVSTIKGIEEKTLATMSQVVREELPPKWHSYYTILSGPSFAEEVAKGLPTAVTIAGYEEEITKFVQQTFAANYFRTYRSLDVLGVELAGALKNVIAIAVGISDGMELGLNARAALITRGLAEISRLGVKLGANPLTFSGLAGMGDLVLTCTGPLSRNRTVGLRLGQGEPLEKILSDLKQVAEGVRTTSSVRALSQKVGVETPICNAVYKVLYQGQNPREMVKSLLARKLKEEFYLE from the coding sequence ATGGAAGTAGCAATCATTGGTGCTGGTAGTTGGGGTACGGCTCTTGGTAAACTACTTGCAGAAAAAGGCGCAAAAGTAGAACTTCTGGCCAGAAGGCAAGAGATTGCTCAAACCATTAACGAACGCCAAGAAAATCCCTTTTATCTCCCCAAAATCAAACTCCCAAAAAATCTTTCAGCCACTTGCGAACCCGAATCTTTGCGTAAGAAAAAGCTAATCGTACTGGCAGTTCCTTCTCACGCTTTGAGAAACGCCCTGAAAAATCTTCTAGATTTTCTACCAGAAGATCCCGTTCCCTTGGTATCAACTATTAAAGGGATTGAAGAAAAGACCCTGGCCACCATGAGCCAGGTTGTTAGAGAAGAATTACCTCCCAAGTGGCATTCCTATTACACCATTCTATCAGGGCCAAGCTTTGCCGAAGAAGTCGCCAAGGGGCTCCCCACCGCGGTAACCATCGCCGGCTACGAAGAAGAAATCACAAAATTTGTCCAACAAACCTTTGCTGCTAATTATTTCCGCACTTATCGAAGTTTAGACGTGCTGGGGGTGGAGCTTGCAGGTGCCCTTAAAAACGTTATTGCCATCGCTGTTGGGATTTCTGACGGAATGGAACTTGGCCTAAATGCCAGGGCAGCCCTTATCACTCGGGGGCTTGCAGAAATTTCGCGGCTGGGAGTAAAGCTTGGGGCCAACCCTTTAACCTTTTCAGGGCTTGCCGGCATGGGAGACCTGGTCCTTACCTGCACAGGCCCTCTTTCACGCAACCGCACCGTTGGACTACGCCTGGGACAAGGAGAACCACTCGAGAAGATTCTTTCAGACCTTAAACAAGTAGCCGAAGGAGTGCGCACAACTTCTTCGGTTAGAGCGCTTTCTCAAAAAGTAGGTGTGGAAACACCCATTTGTAACGCTGTTTATAAAGTACTTTATCAAGGCCAAAATCCCAGGGAGATGGTAAAAAGTCTTCTTGCCCGTAAATTAAAAGAAGAATTTTATTTAGAATGA
- a CDS encoding PilW family protein, translating into MKNRRGFTLVELLISTLIFLLLLAAIVAGFSNIYRPLTSSFGLSRSESSIPLALELINSDLRKVGYSANGTITDPCEYGNNWIYVKFIDYDESSCADKDWNNVSCRTCVKYYLSDNRLMRDVDSGCDGSSVTSSVFPDSIIVEEFRPEIASSVSSPLVIGYKLKLKTKGLLGDRIIEIKDKIIAYNCDECISSP; encoded by the coding sequence ATGAAAAATCGAAGAGGCTTTACTTTAGTTGAACTTTTAATATCAACTTTAATTTTTTTACTTCTTTTGGCAGCTATTGTTGCGGGATTTTCAAATATTTATAGGCCTTTAACGTCTTCATTTGGGCTTTCAAGATCAGAATCTTCTATTCCTTTAGCTTTAGAGCTTATTAATTCTGATTTACGTAAAGTAGGATATTCCGCTAATGGCACCATTACAGACCCTTGTGAATACGGAAATAATTGGATTTATGTTAAATTTATAGATTATGATGAATCTAGTTGTGCTGATAAGGATTGGAATAATGTGTCTTGTAGAACATGTGTCAAATATTATCTATCTGATAATAGACTGATGAGAGATGTTGACTCAGGTTGTGATGGTAGCTCTGTTACTTCTTCTGTTTTTCCGGATAGTATTATAGTAGAAGAATTTAGACCTGAAATTGCAAGTTCTGTTTCTTCCCCTCTTGTAATTGGTTATAAGTTGAAGCTTAAAACTAAAGGTCTTTTAGGTGATAGAATTATCGAGATAAAAGATAAAATAATAGCCTATAATTGTGATGAATGTATTTCTAGCCCTTGA
- a CDS encoding GspH/FimT family pseudopilin, whose product MLNSKKNQGLTLVEIIIALAVLAILASFACPNFIQLVKNEKLKSFANQVYADIMLARSLAVKHNGAKVEFSNNGYSVKINGDVTYKTVSAPDGIIVSNNFTNNELEFKRNSLPKFNGTISISNGSKTISIIVNLNGGVSFEAN is encoded by the coding sequence ATGCTTAATTCTAAGAAGAATCAAGGATTAACTTTAGTTGAGATAATAATAGCATTAGCTGTTTTAGCAATTTTAGCAAGTTTCGCTTGTCCCAATTTTATACAACTTGTAAAAAATGAGAAGCTAAAATCTTTTGCTAATCAAGTTTATGCTGACATTATGCTCGCAAGAAGTCTCGCAGTAAAACACAATGGCGCTAAAGTTGAATTTTCTAATAATGGTTACTCAGTGAAAATTAATGGCGATGTTACGTATAAAACAGTTAGTGCACCAGATGGTATTATTGTTAGTAATAATTTTACTAATAATGAACTTGAATTTAAGAGGAATTCTTTGCCAAAATTTAACGGAACTATTTCCATTTCAAATGGATCTAAAACAATAAGTATAATTGTTAATTTAAATGGAGGTGTTAGTTTTGAAGCGAACTGA